The nucleotide sequence TAATCAGATTAATCAATGGGCTGATCCAAATATAATTAGAAACATGTATACCAAGAACAGCGATCCTAACTTTTTATAATTCAACCCGCATTATGAATTAGCCTATCTACGCCGCGGCGCACAAGTATTACGACCTGAAACTACTTTAAAATCAGTCGCTTCGCTGCTGTTTTCAATTCTACCTGGCGGAAGACAGGTTCACCATCCGCCCTGCCTGAGCAGACAGGCGCGGCGGATGATTCAATCTCCAAACAGCCTGATTTTCTTGTAGTTTCAGTTCTTCCCGACAGTGGACGGGACAGGCTATAACGATTCCAAATGCATAAAGCGGGTTCAAGGTCTACAGTCCTAGGTTTCCATCATAATTGGAGAGATAATATATATGTTGTTTATCTATCAAATCTAGAATGATATAGATATTTATTATTATTTAAATTAAATCTAAATAAAGTTGTTTAGCTAGTTCATTGCATATATTTTTGTCGAAAACATCAAGTAATGGACCTTTTGAAATGATCACATTGGCTACAATATTGACCTTTATCGGTTTTTTCTGTTTTTATAACACCTCCAAAAGACAGCAGCTGTCCCAGTCTCTTGGGTTTGAGCGGTGGTTGCAGCAAAACAGCTTAAGGTCAAAATACTTGGGAGGAGGGCTGTTTATACTTGCTTTATTGCTCTGTTATGTGGAAGCAGGTTTTGGTGCAGGTGTTTTTTCCTTTTTTATTCTCCTGATGACAGCCGGAAGTCTTGTGGTGCTGCTTTCTCCGCTAAGGTTTGTCCATTATAAAATCCTGATTTTGATATTTGTCATGTGCCTGATATTTGAACTGATATAAGATGCCAGCCAATAAAAAATACCTTACTACTTCCAAACCGCAGTGTTTTGCCAAGATAACCGCTGGTTTTTTTGGTGGATATGCGGTAACCATTTCCCTGTTTATGGCCCTTGGCTTTTGGTTGAATCATGTCAATGTGCTGACAACTTTGAGGTTTGGGGGATTTATGGTTTGGGCCACGCTTTTTCTTTTGGCATTTCTCTTTAAGAATGGTTGGAAGGCTTGGGGAGTTTACCTGCTGGTAACCATGTTTTTTTCTGGAATTATCTATATCGGTAAAATTTATCATCCCATTTTCTAATTATGAGCAATAGGGTTTACAATATTCTTTTTCATACCCACACGATCAGTGGTATCATCATCAGTGCAGCGCTGTATATAATATTCTTTGCCGGTTCATTTTCCTTTTTTAGGGATGAGATAGTAGGCTGGGAAAGAAATGAACCTGTCGGCGAAGAAAGCCACCTTCAGGCAATAGACCTGGATATGATGTTGGATAGCTTGGATGCACGTAAAGAACTGTATGGCAGGGATATCTCCTTTACCAAATATTTCAATGAACGGAGGATCAATGTTAATTTGACCGCTTCAAAAGACAGCACAGCCAGCGAAGAAGCCAAAAAAGGAAGCTTCTTTTATATGGATACGGATAATTTTAAGACCTATACCTATACCAGCAATTACAGTATAGGGGAGTTTCTTTATCGTTTACATTTTTTTGCCCAGCTGAATTTATGGGGCACTTCAGGCTATATTTTGGCTGGTTTTGTAGCCTTTTTCTTTCTTTTTGCCATCATTACGGGTGTGTTGGTACATTGGAAAAAGATCGTTTCCAATTTTTACGTTTTCAGACCGATGGCCAGTCTCAAGAACCTTTGGACAGATGCCCATACGGCTTTGGGGATAATAGGTTTGCCTTACCAATTTGTTTATGCGGTGACCGGAACTTGCTTGATCATTGGTACGAGTGTCATGTCTCCAGCCGTGGTGACCTTTATGTATGACGGAGATACGAACCAATTATATGAGGATTTTGGGTTTAACCCGGCCCAATTTGAACTGGCCAATACGCCTGTTTTGGAAATACCAGAAATCAATCAGTTTTTGGAAAAGGCAGCCTCAAAATGGGAAGGATTTGAAGTGTCTACCTTGCAGGTCTTTAACTATGGGGATACCAATATGAAGGTAAGTGTCGAAGGATATACCCGATATGATTTGAAATTTGCAGGCCGGGGAGAAATTCTATATAA is from Echinicola marina and encodes:
- a CDS encoding DUF3325 family protein, which codes for MSKTSSNGPFEMITLATILTFIGFFCFYNTSKRQQLSQSLGFERWLQQNSLRSKYLGGGLFILALLLCYVEAGFGAGVFSFFILLMTAGSLVVLLSPLRFVHYKILILIFVMCLIFELI
- a CDS encoding PepSY-associated TM helix domain-containing protein yields the protein MSNRVYNILFHTHTISGIIISAALYIIFFAGSFSFFRDEIVGWERNEPVGEESHLQAIDLDMMLDSLDARKELYGRDISFTKYFNERRINVNLTASKDSTASEEAKKGSFFYMDTDNFKTYTYTSNYSIGEFLYRLHFFAQLNLWGTSGYILAGFVAFFFLFAIITGVLVHWKKIVSNFYVFRPMASLKNLWTDAHTALGIIGLPYQFVYAVTGTCLIIGTSVMSPAVVTFMYDGDTNQLYEDFGFNPAQFELANTPVLEIPEINQFLEKAASKWEGFEVSTLQVFNYGDTNMKVSVEGYTRYDLKFAGRGEILYNALTGKEEYIVNPFTATSYLDAATAVITQLHFGNYGGVLLKVIYFILGIVSCFVIISGVMIWLVARDKKHIADKKRKFNAWLVWVYLAVCLSLFPVTAFTFLWVKVFLHDFGPERMTDIYHVFFYSWLAFTVFFIIMRDNYFTNKYSLITGGLMGLMIPVANGFVSGNWPWVTFPAGHYAIFIIDVFWLMISLTALLVAWYLKRRSTGKLPEKKATKKTSIKKTVNAEPMS